Proteins encoded within one genomic window of Ovis aries strain OAR_USU_Benz2616 breed Rambouillet chromosome 1, ARS-UI_Ramb_v3.0, whole genome shotgun sequence:
- the NUDT16 gene encoding U8 snoRNA-decapping enzyme (The RefSeq protein has 1 substitution compared to this genomic sequence) yields MAGMRRLELAEALHLGPGWRHACHAMLYAPDPGLLFGRIPLRYAVLMQMRFDGRLGFPGGFVDLRDGSLEDGLNRELGEELGEAAAAFRVERADYRSSHAGSRPRVVAHFYTKLLTLEQLTAVEMGAPRARDHGLEVLGLVRVPLYTLRDRVGGLPAFLENTFIGNAREQLLEAVQNLGLLEPGSFAHLKISTPP; encoded by the exons ATGGCCGGCATGCGTAGGCTTGAGCTGGCGGAAGCCCTGCATCTTGGGCCGGGCTGGCGGCACGCGTGCCACGCAATGCTCTACGCACCGGACCCAGGGCTGCTCTTTGGCCGCATTCCGCTACGCTACGCCGTGCTG atgcAGATGCGCTTTGATGGgcgcctgggcttccctggcggcttcgTGGACTTGCGCGACGGCAGCTTGGAGGACGGGCTGAATCGCGAGTTGGGCGAGGAGCTAGGCGAGGCTGCGGCCGCCTTTCGTGTGGAGCGCGCTGACTACCGCAGCTCCCACGCTGGGTCGCGGCCGCGCGTCGTGGCGCACTTCTACACTAAGCTCCTGACCCTGGAGCAGCTGACTGCGGTGGAGATGGGCGCGCCCCGCGCCCGAGACCACGGGCTGGAG GTGCTGGGCCTGGTGCGGGTGCCCCTGTATACCCTGCGAGATGGTGTGGGaggcctgcctgccttcctggagAATACCTTTATTGGAAATGCACGGGAACAGCTGCTGGAAGCCGTCCAGAACCTGGGACTGCTGGAACCTGGCTCTTTTGCACACCTTAAGATTTCAACTCCTCCCTAG